TGACAGGTAAACCTGCATCCGTATTAAGACTTGAGAAGAGGGGACTCCTTAAGGAAGGGTATTATGCCGATGTGGTTGTTTTTGACCCTGAAACGGTGATCGACAAGGCTACATATGATAATCCAAAGCAATATCCGGAAGGCATAGAGCATGTTTTTGTAAATGGCGTACAAGTTGTTGAAAAAGGAGTTTGCAAACCAGCCAAAGCGGGCAGACTCCTGAGAAAATAAAAGCTGATTTTTAAGATGTAAAAAGAGCGAGGGTGCACTTCATAACAAGGCGCCCTCGCTCTTTTGTCTTTATTTGGTGTTTATAAGTGGTTTAGATAAATTCGCATGCTTAAAGCGATGTTCAGTCGGTCTTCGTGATCGTCGAGGCTTAAGCCTGATAGTTTTTGGATAGTGTCCACCCTGTATTTTACGGTGTTATGGTGGGTGCCCAGAATTTTGGCTGTTCTTCTATAGTTCCAGTTATTTTCGACAAGCTTTGCCAACGTTTTAAGCAGGTCTAGGTTGTGTTTCTTATCGTAGTCTAAAACTTCCTCTAAATAATTGTTAAAGAAGGATCTGAGCTCATTCAAGGGGAGAGAGTGGAGTAATTTTTGTACTCCCAGTTCATCAAAAAAGACAATGGAAGAGTGGTGGCCCAAATTCAAGGCCTCTTGTGCCTCTTTATAGCTTTTTCTTATTTTGTCGGCGTCATCATAAACTCCGCCCACTCCCATTATCAGCTTTATGCCAAACTCTAACTCGATCTCATTAAAGAGTTGAGATAGTTGCTCTTCCAATTTTTTCCTAAGGTTTAAAGACAGCTCTTTTTCAGAGGACGAAATGGTAATTATAGAATGGGCCAGGGTTGCGCTGAAAGCGTTCCCATACAGTTCCTTTATATTCTTTGTGATTTTTAAGGAAACTACATTTGTTATGTTGTCAAAATCATCTTTAGAAGTGAGGGTCACGTCATTGCTTTCTACCCGAATAATAGACACGAAAAATTTATCCTCAGGTGTCCATTCAAAAAAGTTTTTAAGGAGCGTAGATACTTCTTTTATACTTGATCTGTTTAAGAGCAGGTCAAAAAAAAGTTCATCTTTATAACGTCGCTCGATATTGCGATTTGATACTTTTTGCTGAAGGTTGAGCTTAAGTATTGTGCAGCCATGTATAAGAGAGTTTTTTAGAAAAAGAGGCGTAGAATGGGTGTCTTTTTTAAAAGTGTTTTGAAAAAGGTACCCGTAGGTATTTCGCCCAAATTTTAATTCTTCACAGTTATAAAGGCGGAGATTTTCTTCTAAGGGTAATTTTGTTATGTTGTTTTTAAAGTTATCGTCTAAACTTGAATGGAAGCATTCATTATTAGATGGACTGACAAAGGCAAAATCAACATTTGTCATTATTTGAAGGGCGTCTATTATTTGCGAGATGCTGGCCCCATTGGCAACCATGTTTGTGAGTGACTTGTTAATCTTATAGCTTTTTAGAAGCTCAAGTTCTCTGTTTTTAAGTATAGTCGATAGAGTAGGAATGAGGATGTCAACAAAACCATAATTAATGGGGTGAGTTATTATGGGTATGGAAAGTTCATCACTGACCTTTATCACATTGGAAGGAATGTGATCAAGAAATCGCCCAATTTTTATACATAGACACGCGGCATTATGGGTATAAAGTTTTCTTATGAAATATTCAAGCTCTTCTGGGTTATCCCTCCAGAAAAAACCAGAAGACAGCACCAGTTCTCCTCCATATAGCCAGTTTTCCCACCCGCTAAGGTTGTCTATGACTGTCACTGTTTTTATATCTCGTGTTATTCCGGATTTGCCAGCGACGA
This region of Aminobacterium colombiense DSM 12261 genomic DNA includes:
- a CDS encoding PucR family transcriptional regulator translates to MASFLKITQFNSFKLVAGKSGITRDIKTVTVIDNLSGWENWLYGGELVLSSGFFWRDNPEELEYFIRKLYTHNAACLCIKIGRFLDHIPSNVIKVSDELSIPIITHPINYGFVDILIPTLSTILKNRELELLKSYKINKSLTNMVANGASISQIIDALQIMTNVDFAFVSPSNNECFHSSLDDNFKNNITKLPLEENLRLYNCEELKFGRNTYGYLFQNTFKKDTHSTPLFLKNSLIHGCTILKLNLQQKVSNRNIERRYKDELFFDLLLNRSSIKEVSTLLKNFFEWTPEDKFFVSIIRVESNDVTLTSKDDFDNITNVVSLKITKNIKELYGNAFSATLAHSIITISSSEKELSLNLRKKLEEQLSQLFNEIELEFGIKLIMGVGGVYDDADKIRKSYKEAQEALNLGHHSSIVFFDELGVQKLLHSLPLNELRSFFNNYLEEVLDYDKKHNLDLLKTLAKLVENNWNYRRTAKILGTHHNTVKYRVDTIQKLSGLSLDDHEDRLNIALSMRIYLNHL